In one window of Romboutsia hominis DNA:
- a CDS encoding carbon-nitrogen hydrolase family protein, protein MIFIKTLVIQIDVNSNKLKNISTIERYINLAINKSKIDLVILPEMFCCPYDNKNFPVYCEVEGGNLYNILSDIAKKYNIYLVAGSIPEKDNSKIYNTSYVFDRCGNKIAKHRKIHLFDISIDTGQKFLESDTLSSGNDVTVFDTEFGKIGLCICYDFRFFEICKIMVDKGAKAIIVPASFNMTTGPIHWELLFKSRAVDNQVYTIGCSSSRNNNSSYISYGNSILVSPFGEVLNRLDEKEGYFIADIDFSYVEKIRNQLPLLKHRRNDLYNVSYTDNSKV, encoded by the coding sequence GTGATTTTTATAAAAACTTTAGTTATACAAATAGATGTTAATTCTAATAAATTAAAGAATATATCCACTATAGAGAGATATATAAATTTAGCCATTAATAAATCTAAAATAGATTTAGTTATACTTCCAGAAATGTTTTGCTGTCCTTATGATAATAAGAATTTTCCTGTTTATTGTGAGGTAGAAGGAGGAAATCTTTATAATATTTTATCTGATATAGCTAAAAAATATAATATATATTTGGTAGCTGGATCCATTCCTGAAAAAGATAATAGTAAAATATATAATACTTCTTATGTTTTTGATCGATGTGGAAATAAGATAGCAAAACATAGAAAAATACATCTATTTGATATTTCTATAGATACTGGCCAAAAATTTTTAGAATCTGATACATTATCATCTGGAAATGATGTTACAGTATTTGATACTGAATTTGGAAAAATTGGTCTTTGTATTTGCTATGATTTTAGATTTTTTGAGATATGCAAAATAATGGTTGATAAAGGCGCTAAGGCTATAATAGTTCCTGCATCATTCAACATGACTACAGGACCTATTCATTGGGAGCTACTATTTAAATCTAGAGCTGTTGATAATCAAGTTTATACAATAGGATGTTCTTCTTCCCGAAACAATAATTCTTCTTATATATCTTATGGAAACTCTATTTTAGTTTCTCCATTTGGGGAAGTATTAAATAGATTAGATGAAAAAGAGGGCTACTTTATAGCAGATATCGACTTTTCATATGTTGAAAAAATAAGAAATCAACTACCTTTATTAAAGCATCGTAGAAATGATTTGTATAATGTATCATATACAGATAATTCTAAAGTATAA
- the wecB gene encoding non-hydrolyzing UDP-N-acetylglucosamine 2-epimerase encodes MKIMTVFGTRPEAIKMAPLVKELESRDNIESIVCVTAQHREMLDQVLDVFNIKVNYDLNIMKSNQSLSQISTNIMNGLDKVIKEVKPDIILVHGDTTTTFISSLVAFYNQVKVGHVEAGLRTYNKYSPFPEELNRQLTSVIADIHFAPTEKSKDNLIKEGKNPEKIYITGNTAIDALKTTIDKEYKSEITDKIGKNRMILLTCHRRENLGSNMKNIFKAVNKISMEFDDVEIVYPIHFNPQIRDLVKEEFKGNKKVHVIEPLSVVEFHNLLNKSYLILTDSGGIQEEAPFLGKPVLVLRETTERPEGIKAKILKLVGTNEENIYKYTKELLTNKKLYNEMSKASNPYGDGLASKYIVDIIEKIYQN; translated from the coding sequence ATGAAAATAATGACAGTATTTGGGACTAGGCCTGAAGCCATAAAAATGGCACCTTTAGTTAAAGAGTTGGAGTCTAGAGATAATATAGAGTCTATAGTTTGTGTAACAGCACAACATAGAGAAATGTTAGATCAAGTACTAGACGTATTTAACATAAAGGTTAATTATGATTTAAATATTATGAAGTCAAATCAATCTTTGTCTCAAATAAGCACGAATATAATGAATGGGTTAGATAAAGTTATAAAAGAAGTAAAGCCAGATATAATACTTGTACATGGAGATACAACTACAACGTTTATATCATCCTTAGTTGCTTTTTATAATCAAGTTAAAGTAGGTCATGTAGAGGCAGGTTTAAGAACCTATAATAAATATTCTCCTTTTCCAGAAGAGTTAAATAGACAGTTAACATCTGTTATAGCTGATATACACTTTGCACCAACAGAAAAATCAAAGGATAATTTGATAAAAGAAGGAAAAAATCCTGAAAAAATATATATAACTGGAAATACTGCAATAGATGCATTAAAAACCACTATAGATAAGGAATACAAAAGTGAAATAACTGACAAAATAGGAAAAAACAGAATGATACTTTTAACATGCCACAGAAGAGAAAATCTAGGTAGCAATATGAAGAATATATTTAAAGCAGTAAATAAAATATCTATGGAATTTGATGATGTAGAAATAGTGTATCCAATACATTTTAATCCTCAAATAAGAGATTTAGTTAAAGAAGAATTCAAAGGTAATAAAAAGGTACATGTAATAGAACCTTTAAGTGTAGTTGAATTTCATAATTTATTAAATAAGTCATATCTAATACTAACAGATAGTGGAGGCATACAAGAAGAAGCTCCATTTCTTGGGAAGCCAGTTCTTGTATTGAGAGAAACTACCGAAAGACCAGAAGGGATTAAGGCTAAAATTTTAAAATTAGTAGGTACAAATGAAGAGAACATATATAAATACACAAAGGAATTACTAACTAACAAAAAATTATATAATGAGATGTCAAAGGCTTCAAATCCTTATGGAGATGGGCTTGCAAGCAAATACATTGTCGATATTATTGAAAAAATATATCAAAATTAA
- a CDS encoding diguanylate cyclase domain-containing protein has protein sequence MNRISKKIDGYFLGLILELFIITMLFVFDIKFQTQNLSFIMFCITFFTIIMTYTGGIIIGLIATSVSIFIYAAYIFYINLTKNVEITYMSYIWMIFMPIISYTTGKFTNSINNLQQSNLKLENEYKNLVTIHEDTGLFNIKAFYMNLEREMSKAKRHETQLSLMLINLPYYKEIKNILGEVKTNKLMKDISNIVVKSTRIEDERYTIENDTIAIIMPNTDEFGANIVKERIKTGIDELSLSLKNNKNYINIDTKIAAVEYKKNIKSPIEYKTYVQEELQYDV, from the coding sequence ATGAATAGAATTTCCAAAAAGATAGATGGATATTTTTTAGGACTAATATTAGAGTTATTTATAATCACCATGTTATTTGTATTTGATATTAAATTTCAAACACAAAATTTAAGTTTTATAATGTTTTGTATAACATTTTTTACTATAATTATGACTTACACAGGGGGAATAATTATAGGGCTTATAGCAACATCAGTTTCTATATTTATATATGCAGCATATATATTTTATATAAATCTAACGAAAAATGTAGAAATAACATATATGTCTTATATATGGATGATATTTATGCCAATAATATCTTATACAACAGGAAAGTTTACAAATAGTATAAATAATCTTCAACAATCAAATCTTAAGCTAGAAAATGAATATAAAAATTTGGTTACTATACATGAGGATACAGGATTATTTAATATAAAAGCATTTTATATGAATCTAGAAAGAGAGATGAGTAAGGCTAAAAGGCATGAAACTCAATTATCTTTAATGCTTATAAACTTACCATACTATAAAGAAATAAAGAACATACTTGGGGAAGTTAAAACTAACAAACTAATGAAGGATATAAGCAATATAGTTGTAAAGTCTACAAGAATAGAAGATGAAAGATACACAATAGAAAATGATACTATAGCTATAATAATGCCAAATACAGATGAATTTGGTGCTAATATAGTAAAAGAAAGAATAAAAACAGGTATAGATGAACTTAGTCTAAGCTTGAAAAATAATAAAAATTACATAAATATAGACACAAAAATAGCAGCAGTAGAGTATAAAAAAAATATAAAGTCTCCTATTGAATATAAAACATATGTACAAGAGGAATTACAATATGATGTTTAA
- a CDS encoding glycoside hydrolase family 113, which translates to MRKKILIIITSLVILSVIFAIKSTNKNNTITEKIKSVNLSTDYEIEQALKDIDDLKVNTVNVPIVIEIPDLDSNNMKINSYSKEKAIRLIKILKSKGINIILEAYPWIANGSKYETDYNPVNKEKFFEDWKNILNILIKDIANKYDVDIMIIASNFSKLEMYEDNWCDIVNFVKGRFKGEVTYKTTWWYTASWDRKSNEDYYKKLNNKIFSKVDFISIAAYFELSDKKENTVKELVNALNSTTIYNRNQNVVEEIYRFYEKYNKPIYFAELGFPKKDNAATHPWNSEVSNVENGKEQARCFNAYKIVFEDKDYIKGFSIFAVGKKGKDKNFYPSKESIEIISKWYY; encoded by the coding sequence ATGAGAAAAAAAATATTAATAATAATTACTTCATTAGTAATACTAAGCGTTATTTTTGCTATTAAAAGTACTAACAAAAATAATACTATAACAGAAAAGATAAAATCTGTTAACTTATCAACTGATTATGAAATAGAACAAGCTTTAAAGGATATAGATGATTTGAAAGTGAATACTGTTAATGTACCTATAGTTATAGAAATACCAGATTTAGACTCAAATAATATGAAAATAAATTCTTATAGTAAAGAAAAAGCCATAAGATTAATAAAAATACTGAAATCAAAAGGTATAAATATTATATTAGAAGCATATCCGTGGATAGCTAATGGAAGTAAATATGAAACTGATTATAACCCCGTAAATAAGGAAAAATTCTTTGAAGATTGGAAAAATATATTAAATATTTTAATTAAGGATATAGCAAATAAGTACGATGTAGATATAATGATTATAGCATCAAATTTCTCAAAGTTAGAGATGTATGAAGATAACTGGTGTGATATAGTTAATTTTGTTAAAGGGCGATTTAAGGGAGAAGTAACATATAAGACTACATGGTGGTATACAGCTAGTTGGGATAGAAAGAGTAATGAGGATTATTACAAAAAATTAAATAATAAAATATTTTCTAAAGTAGATTTTATATCTATAGCAGCTTATTTTGAACTTAGTGATAAAAAAGAAAATACAGTAAAAGAATTAGTAAATGCTTTAAACTCTACTACTATATATAATAGAAATCAAAATGTGGTCGAAGAAATATATAGATTCTATGAAAAATATAATAAGCCTATCTACTTTGCTGAATTAGGATTTCCTAAAAAAGATAATGCAGCAACACATCCATGGAATAGTGAAGTGTCCAATGTAGAAAATGGAAAAGAACAAGCTAGATGTTTTAACGCTTATAAAATTGTATTTGAAGATAAAGACTACATAAAAGGATTTTCTATATTTGCAGTAGGAAAAAAGGGAAAAGATAAAAATTTTTATCCATCAAAGGAAAGTATAGAAATTATATCTAAATGGTATTACTAA
- a CDS encoding cellulose biosynthesis cyclic di-GMP-binding regulatory protein BcsB, which produces MRLIAIMISLIISFTSCDIVFAQQNVKNYKFKNEITMNGVISSTNKYFEVPKNALVEKTKINLVFTKSELLDVNYSTITIIVNDVPIHSERLDGNKEYKKEINIDIPKDLIKTGYNKVEIKAYKTISDKVCRDDSNTANWLVVHKESNISVSYNYKPTSNLISEYKDTYINENGRNELETSILIPDNYSSEELTSAMILSSGFGEKIINDNVNFDINLYSQFKNKDKNVIYIGNKSNTSSEILNLLTAKEKEDLDKNCIIKNTNSIFDKNKKMLIIISNNEELLKKASKLINSKDLINELNKDSIIINEGTDVDDIYNYKNKNRLNFKDLGYDNITLKGPFTQESIIDISIPKSKEVKEGSKINLNIRYGENLDFERSLVTIYVNNIPIGSKKLTKENANNDTVELNLPKETLNQNYYQIKIVFNLELLDLACVTRDTDNPFAYISNESYIEFDYNDTNNLTMKNYPYPFVKDDKVNDTVVVVPDKLDSTALTQIGSIISYIGHSIKYNNGDIRFIKSSDLKSDDKKSNLIIIGTPTNNLTIKDVNKYLNLKFNKDYLGFESNEKIKFIGDYSKQLSSIQLTKSPYNKDKGMMVIASTEMKDLALSTRYLNDLDLTKSLKGDTIVIDREGNIKDLNYKLDDVDENKETKEVNKLDNKSKQFIIVASVLLLMVISATVLLALKYKK; this is translated from the coding sequence ATGAGATTAATAGCAATAATGATATCATTAATTATTAGTTTTACAAGCTGTGATATAGTTTTTGCACAGCAAAATGTAAAAAATTACAAATTTAAAAATGAAATAACTATGAATGGGGTTATAAGTAGTACTAATAAATATTTTGAAGTTCCTAAAAATGCTTTAGTTGAAAAAACTAAGATTAACTTAGTATTTACAAAAAGTGAACTATTAGATGTGAATTATTCTACAATAACAATAATTGTAAATGATGTGCCAATCCATTCAGAACGATTAGATGGAAATAAGGAATATAAAAAAGAAATAAATATAGATATACCAAAAGATTTAATAAAGACAGGTTATAATAAAGTAGAGATAAAAGCTTATAAAACTATTTCTGATAAGGTTTGTAGAGATGACTCAAATACAGCTAACTGGTTAGTAGTACATAAGGAATCAAATATAAGTGTATCCTATAATTATAAGCCAACATCTAATTTGATAAGCGAGTACAAAGATACTTATATAAATGAAAATGGAAGAAATGAATTAGAAACTAGTATATTAATACCAGATAATTATTCAAGTGAAGAATTAACTTCGGCTATGATACTTAGTAGTGGTTTTGGAGAAAAAATAATAAATGATAATGTTAATTTTGATATAAATCTATACTCTCAATTTAAAAACAAGGATAAAAATGTTATATATATAGGCAATAAAAGTAATACTTCAAGTGAAATACTTAATTTATTAACTGCAAAAGAAAAAGAAGATTTGGATAAAAATTGTATTATAAAAAATACAAATTCAATATTTGATAAAAATAAAAAAATGCTTATCATAATATCCAATAATGAAGAACTACTTAAAAAAGCTAGCAAACTTATAAATAGTAAAGATTTAATAAATGAATTAAACAAAGATAGCATAATTATAAATGAAGGTACGGATGTAGATGACATATATAATTATAAAAATAAAAATAGATTGAATTTTAAAGATTTAGGTTATGATAATATTACATTGAAAGGACCATTTACACAAGAATCAATAATAGATATAAGTATACCTAAAAGTAAAGAAGTTAAAGAAGGTAGTAAAATAAATTTAAATATTAGATATGGTGAGAATTTAGATTTTGAAAGATCTTTAGTAACTATATATGTAAATAATATACCTATAGGAAGCAAGAAACTAACAAAGGAAAATGCCAATAATGATACCGTAGAGCTTAACCTTCCAAAAGAAACTTTAAATCAAAATTATTATCAAATCAAAATTGTATTTAATTTAGAACTATTAGATTTAGCTTGTGTAACTAGAGATACTGATAACCCATTTGCATATATATCAAATGAATCATATATAGAATTTGATTACAATGATACCAATAATTTAACTATGAAAAATTATCCGTATCCATTTGTTAAGGATGATAAAGTTAATGATACAGTAGTTGTAGTACCTGATAAATTAGACTCAACAGCATTAACGCAAATAGGTAGTATAATATCCTATATAGGTCATAGTATTAAATATAACAATGGAGATATAAGATTTATAAAATCAAGTGATTTAAAATCAGATGATAAAAAAAGTAATTTAATAATAATAGGAACTCCAACTAATAATTTAACTATAAAAGATGTTAATAAATATCTAAATTTAAAATTTAATAAAGATTATTTAGGATTTGAAAGCAACGAAAAGATAAAATTCATAGGAGATTATTCAAAACAACTATCATCTATACAACTTACAAAATCGCCATATAATAAAGATAAGGGTATGATGGTTATTGCATCAACAGAAATGAAGGATTTAGCATTAAGTACTAGATATTTAAATGATTTAGATCTCACAAAGTCATTAAAAGGCGATACTATAGTAATTGATAGAGAAGGAAATATAAAAGATTTAAATTATAAGTTAGATGATGTAGATGAAAATAAAGAGACTAAAGAAGTAAATAAACTAGATAATAAAAGTAAACAGTTTATAATAGTTGCATCAGTATTACTTTTAATGGTTATATCAGCAACAGTTTTATTAGCTTTAAAATATAAAAAATAA
- a CDS encoding DUF4397 domain-containing protein → MDCLQIKEGKSLVRVFQAAPQIGKVDIYIDGALVFSGLDFMEFTEYVELEEGEHTVGIYLSGTTENPVINQMLEVDEGQMYTVAVTGNIGDLSLLVIKDYSEKQPSSEYSTFRVIHLSPNAPAVDILVNGETFFEDIGFREGTSYVDVNPGTYNVKLVVSESKDVVFPLRVKLNPDRIYTIYAIGQLGSLGVIQSVDGNTYLCKEA, encoded by the coding sequence ATGGATTGTTTACAAATAAAAGAAGGAAAATCTTTAGTTAGAGTATTTCAGGCCGCTCCACAAATCGGTAAAGTAGACATTTATATTGATGGGGCACTTGTATTTAGCGGATTAGATTTTATGGAATTTACAGAGTATGTAGAGTTAGAAGAAGGAGAACATACAGTAGGTATATACTTATCTGGAACTACTGAAAATCCAGTTATAAATCAAATGCTTGAAGTAGATGAAGGGCAAATGTATACCGTAGCAGTGACAGGGAATATAGGGGATTTATCTTTATTAGTTATAAAAGACTATTCAGAAAAACAACCATCAAGCGAATATTCTACATTTAGAGTTATACATTTATCACCAAATGCACCAGCAGTAGATATACTAGTAAATGGAGAGACATTCTTTGAAGATATCGGATTTAGAGAGGGAACTAGTTATGTAGATGTAAACCCAGGAACGTATAATGTAAAATTAGTAGTAAGTGAAAGTAAAGATGTAGTTTTTCCGTTAAGGGTTAAATTAAATCCAGATAGAATATATACTATATATGCAATTGGTCAATTAGGTAGTTTAGGTGTTATACAATCAGTTGATGGGAATACTTATTTATGTAAAGAAGCTTAA
- a CDS encoding L,D-transpeptidase family protein: MNRYYRQIDYSKFDKNMEEFVNENHIKSDTGYIIITSTKDKLTYILKKVDYRFKVLHVWSSTVGKSSTPTIKGIFKSGIKYPAIGGEKSSAKYAMNIVDDYYYHSILYDPKGLYVIDDRLGVAISMGCIRLATENARWMYDNIPINTTIIIK; this comes from the coding sequence ATGAATAGATACTATAGACAGATAGATTACAGCAAATTTGATAAAAATATGGAAGAGTTTGTAAATGAGAATCATATAAAAAGTGATACAGGCTATATTATAATTACATCTACTAAAGATAAACTTACCTATATATTAAAAAAAGTAGATTATAGATTTAAGGTACTGCACGTTTGGAGTAGCACTGTAGGAAAAAGCTCAACTCCTACAATAAAGGGTATATTTAAGTCAGGTATAAAGTATCCTGCTATAGGGGGAGAAAAAAGTTCAGCAAAATATGCAATGAATATAGTAGATGATTACTATTACCACTCAATACTATATGATCCTAAGGGACTTTATGTAATAGATGATAGACTTGGAGTAGCTATAAGTATGGGATGTATAAGATTAGCTACAGAAAATGCTAGATGGATGTATGATAATATACCTATTAATACTACTATAATAATAAAATAG
- a CDS encoding YgjV family protein — translation MISFDPIEWIGYSASLFIVISLTMTSIVKLRIINSIGCFLFVVYGLYVKAYPVAISNALIIIINIYNLYNIYKYKEKN, via the coding sequence ATGATTAGCTTTGACCCTATTGAATGGATTGGATATTCAGCATCCTTATTTATAGTTATATCATTAACGATGACATCTATAGTAAAGCTTAGAATTATAAATTCTATAGGATGTTTTTTATTTGTAGTTTACGGATTATATGTAAAAGCATATCCTGTTGCCATATCTAATGCGCTTATAATTATTATAAATATATATAATTTATATAATATTTATAAATATAAAGAAAAAAATTAA
- a CDS encoding DUF2334 domain-containing protein, with translation MMFKKKFIIEITIIISIILASSSGIYSENNSNKKSLIVYETKTKFKSNVNTVNHLNELLYVFNNKVDNININDYKKGCLNNYDYVFVININNNIENKIFLEDINNYNKRIYWIGDKIANLLEYNNKYSIKYIYKNNNITRLNYKGDDIVLENESDYNIIQASSKSNIIATMSDGYNTYPYILQDKNLYYISDWNMYESYIFEDTLNDFFERTSFEESKIFVKIEDVNPLSDTKKLEDLANYLYEENIPFIISLTPTYRDKSIKELITLDENFINTIKYMQDKGGSVILNGYYHNRKEKSDEDEYEFFNKEILNSKSEDINIYIKNRLLSGLRLCIENDIYPLGFEAQKYAMIQDGYKEIKKYISTYMGRYQNNSEIFNMSTFPYIIKDSKNFNTLIPENLGYIAKDDKLAVDKIKYNYYKLSMVRGHTGGFFFHTDVDTNYLKECIEYLKSKNVSFLDLKKENNYINIDDIKIESNNKNIITSYDKYKSIRKHNDLVFNKSINKLNDIVVKFVVVVLLIFILIFIVFKIINRRKFTRR, from the coding sequence ATGATGTTTAAAAAAAAATTTATAATAGAAATAACTATTATAATTAGTATAATTTTAGCAAGTTCAAGTGGAATTTATAGTGAAAATAATAGCAATAAAAAATCTCTTATAGTTTATGAAACTAAAACTAAATTTAAGTCTAATGTTAATACAGTAAATCACCTTAATGAGCTACTATACGTATTTAATAATAAAGTGGACAATATTAATATAAATGATTATAAAAAAGGATGTTTAAACAATTATGACTATGTCTTTGTTATAAATATAAACAATAATATAGAGAATAAAATATTTTTAGAAGATATTAATAATTACAATAAACGTATATACTGGATAGGGGATAAAATTGCAAATTTACTAGAGTATAATAATAAATATTCAATAAAGTACATATATAAAAATAATAATATAACAAGATTAAACTATAAAGGAGACGATATAGTATTAGAAAATGAAAGTGATTACAACATAATACAAGCAAGTAGTAAAAGTAATATTATTGCTACTATGAGTGATGGATATAACACATACCCATATATATTGCAAGATAAAAATTTGTATTATATATCTGATTGGAACATGTATGAATCTTATATATTTGAAGATACGTTAAATGATTTCTTTGAACGAACTTCTTTTGAAGAAAGTAAAATATTTGTAAAAATAGAAGATGTAAATCCTCTTAGTGACACAAAAAAATTAGAGGATTTAGCTAATTATTTATATGAAGAAAATATACCATTCATAATATCTTTAACACCTACTTATCGAGATAAGAGTATTAAAGAATTAATCACTCTAGATGAAAATTTTATAAATACTATAAAATATATGCAAGATAAAGGTGGTAGTGTTATATTAAATGGATACTATCATAATAGAAAAGAAAAATCAGATGAAGATGAGTATGAATTTTTTAATAAAGAGATATTAAATAGTAAAAGTGAAGATATAAATATATATATTAAAAATAGGTTATTAAGTGGACTAAGATTATGTATAGAAAATGATATATACCCATTGGGATTTGAAGCACAAAAATATGCTATGATTCAAGATGGGTATAAAGAAATCAAAAAATACATATCTACATATATGGGGAGATACCAAAATAATAGTGAAATTTTTAATATGAGTACATTTCCATATATAATAAAAGATAGTAAAAATTTTAATACACTAATACCGGAAAATTTAGGATATATAGCTAAAGATGACAAATTAGCGGTAGATAAAATAAAATATAATTATTATAAACTATCTATGGTAAGAGGTCATACTGGAGGATTTTTTTTCCATACTGATGTAGACACAAACTATTTAAAAGAGTGTATAGAATATCTTAAATCTAAAAATGTAAGCTTTTTAGATTTAAAAAAAGAAAACAACTATATAAATATAGATGATATAAAAATAGAATCAAATAACAAGAATATAATAACAAGTTATGATAAGTATAAATCTATAAGAAAACACAATGATTTAGTGTTTAATAAGTCTATAAATAAGTTAAATGATATAGTTGTAAAGTTTGTTGTTGTAGTATTGCTAATATTTATATTAATCTTTATAGTATTTAAGATTATAAATAGACGAAAGTTTACAAGGAGATAA
- a CDS encoding glycosyltransferase, whose translation MIGLVDYIFLISLSSIWAILLTNIILAISGYIYYLKSLKFKDEKLKEFPFVSILVPAHNEGKVIGKTVESLLLLDYPIDKMELIVINDNSSDNSKEILENIKNRYRNYNFTIINTDNITGGKGKSNALNIGYQISKGEYIAIYDADNTPEKTALRYLIQTIVKDEKLGAVIGKFRTRNKHKNILTKFINIETLSFQWIAQAGRKQLLGLCTIPGTNFVLRRSTIEKLGGWDTKAIAEDTEISFRIYKMGQRITYVPQSVTWEQEPETVNVWIKQRTRWVKGNIYVLVKYITNLFKGKQNRVLFDILYFFSVYFLFLTSVVLSDIIFILGIFKIVTINIPFDFFTIWILSYILFVIQVSITLSMEKGESNLSNIFLVGLMYFTYSQMWLFVAIKGMVGYFSDAIHKREVKWYKTERF comes from the coding sequence ATGATAGGTTTAGTAGATTATATATTTTTAATTTCCTTATCATCTATATGGGCTATACTCTTAACAAATATAATACTAGCTATAAGTGGATATATATATTATTTAAAGAGTCTTAAATTTAAAGATGAAAAATTAAAAGAGTTCCCTTTTGTATCAATACTAGTACCAGCACATAATGAAGGCAAGGTAATTGGTAAAACTGTAGAATCTTTATTACTACTAGATTATCCTATAGATAAAATGGAACTTATCGTTATAAATGATAATTCTAGTGATAATTCCAAGGAAATATTAGAAAATATAAAAAATAGATATAGAAATTATAATTTTACCATCATAAATACGGATAATATAACAGGTGGTAAAGGAAAATCAAATGCACTAAATATAGGATATCAAATATCTAAGGGAGAATATATTGCAATATATGATGCTGACAATACACCAGAAAAAACTGCACTAAGATATTTGATACAGACCATAGTTAAAGATGAAAAACTAGGGGCTGTTATAGGAAAATTTAGAACTAGAAACAAGCATAAAAACATATTAACTAAGTTTATAAATATAGAAACTCTAAGTTTTCAATGGATAGCTCAAGCAGGTAGAAAACAATTATTAGGTCTTTGTACTATACCAGGCACTAATTTTGTACTTAGAAGAAGTACTATAGAAAAATTAGGAGGATGGGACACAAAGGCAATAGCAGAGGATACAGAAATAAGTTTTAGGATTTATAAAATGGGACAAAGAATAACATATGTCCCTCAATCAGTAACCTGGGAGCAAGAACCAGAAACTGTAAATGTATGGATAAAGCAACGAACAAGATGGGTAAAGGGAAATATATATGTATTAGTTAAGTATATTACTAATTTATTTAAGGGCAAACAAAATAGAGTGCTGTTTGATATACTATACTTCTTTTCAGTATATTTTCTATTTTTAACATCTGTTGTATTATCAGATATAATATTTATTTTAGGAATATTTAAAATAGTAACTATAAATATCCCATTTGATTTTTTTACTATATGGATACTATCATATATACTATTTGTAATACAGGTATCTATAACACTTAGTATGGAAAAGGGAGAGAGTAATTTAAGCAATATATTTTTAGTTGGGCTTATGTATTTTACATATTCTCAAATGTGGCTATTTGTTGCTATAAAAGGAATGGTTGGGTATTTTTCTGACGCTATACACAAAAGAGAAGTTAAGTGGTATAAAACCGAACGATTTTAG